Genomic window (Oceanidesulfovibrio indonesiensis):
TTTGTCGGCAACTCGGAAAATGCGGTGCTCAGCCAGGTCTATGTGGCGATGATCGTCCACCTGCTGCTGGCGTACCTGAAGTTCCGCTCCAAGATCGGTTGGAGCCTCCAGGAGATGATCCAGTTGCTCCAGCTCAATGTCTTCAAGCGTACGGACCTGGAGGCGTTCTTCAAGCCGCCAGGGAAAATCTCAAAGATCGATGCCAGTTATCCGCTGCTGGCAATGGCGCGTTAACCGGACAGCAATGACTTTGCGCAAACGAACCAGGGATAAATACAATTCGAAAATCGAGAGATTCACCAAGGAAAACGGAACCTATGCCAGACAAATACCCGTCCCCGAACATGGAGCAGTACAAGGAACTCGGCAAACACAGAAAGCGGTTTCTCGTTGCACTTTTGCTGATACTCGTGATTTACGGCCTTTCCACTCTGTTCGTCAGGCCCGCCGCGCCCGAATTCAAGATCGATTACGATATCTTTCGGAGCGAGGTGCGAGATGGCAACGTGGAGTCTGTCCATGTCCAGGGGGAGCGCATCGACGGCGTGCTGAGCCAGAACCGCACGAGGACGCTGCAGGGCAATCGCACCGTGGAGTACAACGAGTTCTTCACATTCCTGCCCAGCTTCGGGGACGACAAGCTCCTGGACTTTCTTACTGAGAACGACGTGGCCATCGCCACCACGCCTGCGGAGGAAGACGGCGGGTTCCTGTGGTACGCCATCATCTCGCTGCTGCCGTTTTTCCTGATCGTGGGGCTCATCTACTACCAGTACAAGCGGATGCGCGGCCAGGGCGGCGGACCGGGCATGGGGCTTTTCAACATCGGCAAGTCCAAGGCCAAGCTGTACGAAGCATCGGAAACCCGCAAGACCTTCGACGACGTGGCAGGCGCGGACAACGCCAAGAACGAGCTCAAGGAAGTCATCACGTTTCTCAAGGATCCCGAGAAGATCCAGAAGCTCGGGGGCGAAGCGCCCAAGGGCACGTTGCTGGTGGGGCCTCCGGGGTGCGGCAAGACACTGCTGGCCAAGGCCGTGGCCGGCGAGGCCGGGGTGCCGTTCTATTCCATCTCCGGCTCCGTGTTTATGGAGATGTTCGTGGGCGTGGGCGCATCCCGCGTGCGCAACATGTTCGAGGAAGCCAAGAAAAACGCGCCGAGCATCATCTTCATCGACGAGCTCGATTCCATCGGCAGGCGCCGCGGCGCCGGCCTGGGCGGCGGCCACGACGAGCGCGAACAGACACTGAACCAGCTGCTGAGCGAAATGGACGGCTTCGAGGCCAACGAGAACGTGGTGGTGATGAGCGCCACCAACCGGCCGGACATCCTGGACCCGGCGCTGCTGCGACCCGGGCGGTTCGACAGACGCATCACCGTGGACCGGCCCAAGCGGCAGGCTCGTCTCGACATATTGCGGATGTACGCCAGGAAGAAGCCAATGGCCGAAGACGTGGACCTGGACGAACTGGCCCGCTCCACCCCCGGTTTCAGCGGGGCCGATCTGGAAAATATGCTCAACGAGGCGGCCTTGTACGCCGCGCGAGCCGATCGCAAGCAGATAACCCGGGAGGACGTGGAGAACGCGCGCGACAAGGTGACCATGGGACTGGAGCAAAAGGGGCTCTCCCTGACGGACGAGGAGAAGAAGCTCATCGCCTACCACGAGGGCGGGCATGCTCTCACGGCGGCCAAGCTGGAACATGCCGACCCGCTGCACAAGATATCCATCATCCCGCGCACGCGCTCCCTGGGCGCGACCATGCAGCTGCCCGAAGACGAGCGCTACATCTACCGCAAGGAGTATCTGCTGGACCGCCTGGCCACAATGATGGGCGGACGGGCTTCCGAGTTCGTGGTCTTCGGCACCCTGACCTCGGGCGCGGGGAGCGACCTGATGGAAGCCACCAAGCTGGCGCGAAAAATGGTGCTGGAGTGGGGCATGAGCGATGCGTTCAGCCACATGGCCCTGGGAGGAGAGCGGGAGAACGTCTTCCTGGGCGAGGAAATAGCGCAGCGCCGGGATTATGCCGAGGAAACACAGCACGAGGTGGACAGGCAGGTGCAGCTGATTCTCGACGAGTCCTACGAGCGCGCCAGGGCGATTGTGGAGAAGCACCGGGATGAGCTGGACACTCTCGTGGAACGGCTGCTCGAAGAGGAAGAGATGTCCGGCCCCGAGTTGCGCGAGCTCCTCGGCGCTCCGGAACCAAGGGATGCGAACGATCA
Coding sequences:
- the ftsH gene encoding ATP-dependent zinc metalloprotease FtsH, with product MPDKYPSPNMEQYKELGKHRKRFLVALLLILVIYGLSTLFVRPAAPEFKIDYDIFRSEVRDGNVESVHVQGERIDGVLSQNRTRTLQGNRTVEYNEFFTFLPSFGDDKLLDFLTENDVAIATTPAEEDGGFLWYAIISLLPFFLIVGLIYYQYKRMRGQGGGPGMGLFNIGKSKAKLYEASETRKTFDDVAGADNAKNELKEVITFLKDPEKIQKLGGEAPKGTLLVGPPGCGKTLLAKAVAGEAGVPFYSISGSVFMEMFVGVGASRVRNMFEEAKKNAPSIIFIDELDSIGRRRGAGLGGGHDEREQTLNQLLSEMDGFEANENVVVMSATNRPDILDPALLRPGRFDRRITVDRPKRQARLDILRMYARKKPMAEDVDLDELARSTPGFSGADLENMLNEAALYAARADRKQITREDVENARDKVTMGLEQKGLSLTDEEKKLIAYHEGGHALTAAKLEHADPLHKISIIPRTRSLGATMQLPEDERYIYRKEYLLDRLATMMGGRASEFVVFGTLTSGAGSDLMEATKLARKMVLEWGMSDAFSHMALGGERENVFLGEEIAQRRDYAEETQHEVDRQVQLILDESYERARAIVEKHRDELDTLVERLLEEEEMSGPELRELLGAPEPRDANDQQKGSSQQ